The following coding sequences are from one Cherax quadricarinatus isolate ZL_2023a unplaced genomic scaffold, ASM3850222v1 Contig30, whole genome shotgun sequence window:
- the Brf gene encoding transcription factor IIIB 90 kDa subunit gives MSSRCQHCGCGEIDVDPARGDAVCTSCGTVLSEHNIVSEVQFLDNFHGGSSAVGQFVASDSISKRPVFRGFHGTFGRESKEITLSNAKKKINALAQQLRLKQQSIETSFNFFKLGLSKGLTRGRKTNHVIGACVYITCRTEQTAHMLIDVSDALQIDVYELGRTYLRLSTALCINIPAMDPCLYIWRFAYKLSFGDKTHDVSETALRLVKRMKRDWMHTGRRPSGVCGAALVIAARLHNFNRTINDVIKIVKVHESTLRKRLTEFGETPSSALTLEEFMTVDLAEEQDPPAFRAARKRELERVQLLLEKQEDLDNELTELQQEIEKHLEERKRKLRGIWAKYDKEEEREEEFAEQENADTQKFITEVTLETIDNCLNDTSEDEVKKEVKPQGIGPSAASLGLKDTIEECMEIRPADPEPEDNGVLDLTGIDDDEIDSYIMSHREIKLKTELWMKINKEYLEEIRIKKEREAKEAEEREKDGKPPKKKKNYAKKSKSNAPANTAGEAIEKMLMEKRLSNKINYDVLRSLKGDEESKLDVKDEKPNPKLLKAAPVETPKGISSVLHSLTGKRPRNPSRDDSNDKVQKNTASDIAATKAKEDEEEEEEEEEEAEEEEDENSLSTLQLLQRRRGEFNDNEDYYDDYYD, from the coding sequence ATGTCGTCTCGTTGCCAGCACTGCGGCTGCGGGGAGATTGACGTCGACCCGGCCCGTGGCGACGCCGTCTGTACCTCATGCGGCACAGTGCTCTCCGAGCACAACATAGTCAGTGAAGTCCAGTTCCTCGACAACTTCCATGGAGGGAGTTCAGCCGTCGGTCAGTTTGTTGCCTCCGATTCCATCAGCAAACGACCTGTCTTCAGGGGCTTTCACGGCACATTTGGACGGGAAAGCAAAGAAATCACTTTGAGTAACGCCAAGAAAAAAATCAACGCCCTCGCCCAGCAACTTCGCCTCAAACAACAAAGCATCGAAACCTCTTTTAACTTCTTCAAATTAGGATTAAGCAAGGGACTGACCCGCGGCAGGAAGACCAACCATGTCATTGGCGCTTGTGTGTACATCACCTGCAGAACCGAACAGACGGCCCACATGCTCATTGATGTTAGCGATGCCCTCCAGATTGACGTTTACGAGCTGGGTCGGACGTACCTTCGGCTCTCCACAGCGCTCTGCATAAACATTCCTGCGATGGACCCGTGTTTATATATCTGGAGGTTTGCGTATAAATTGTCATTTGGGGACAAGACTCATGATGTGTCGGAGACTGCCTTAAGACTAGTGAAGCGCATGAAGCGTGACTGGATGCACACTGGTCGGAGACCATCTGGGGTATGCGGTGCCGCACTAGTCATAGCTGCTAGACTTCACAATTTCAACCGTACCATTAATGACGTTATAAAAATTGTCAAGGTTCATGAGTCGACGTTACGAAAGCGTCTGACCGAGTTTGGCGAAACTCCGTCAAGTGCCCTGACGCTGGAGGAGTTTATGACCGTGGACTTAGCTGAGGAGCAAGATCCACCAGCCTTCCGGGCGGCAAGAAAGCGTGAACTGGAAAGAGTTCAGCTCCTCCTTGAAAAGCAGGAAGACCTTGATAATGAACTGACCGAACTTCAGCAAGAGATCGAGAAGCActtggaagagaggaagagaaagctcCGAGGCATCTGGGCCAAGTACGACAAAGAAGAAGAACGCGAAGAAGAATTTGCCGAGCAGGAGAATGCCGACACTCAAAAGTTTATAACGGAAGTAACGCTGGAGACGATAGATAACTGCCTCAATGACACGTCCGAAGATGAGGTCAAGAAGGAGGTTAAACCGCAGGGGATTGGGCCATCGGCCGCAAGTCTGGGGTTGAAGGACACCATCGAGGAGTGCATGGAGATCCGTCCTGCCGACCCAGAGCCGGAGGACAATGGAGTCTTAGACTTGACGGGAATCGACGACGACGAGATCGACTCATACATTATGTCGCACAGAGAGATAAAATTgaaaacagagttgtggatgaagatCAACAAGGAGTACCTGGAGGAAATTAGaatcaagaaagagagagaggcaaaagaagcagaagagagagagaaagatggcaAACCacccaagaagaagaagaactatGCCAAGAAGAGCAAGAGCAATGCCCCAGCCAACACGGCTGGCGAGGCCATTGAGAAGATGCTCATGGAGAAACGACTCTCCAACAAGATCAACTATGACGTCCTCCGCAGCCTCAAGGGCGATGAGGAGAGCAAACTGGACGTCAAGGATGAGAAACCCAACCCCAAACTACTCAAGGCTGCACCGGTGGAGACACCGAAGGGCATTTCATCGGTACTACACTCCCTGACGGGCAAGCGACCCAGGAACCCCAGTAGGGATGACAGCAACGACAAAGTCCAGAAAAACACCGCAAGCGACATCGCTGCCACCAAAGctaaggaggacgaggaggaggaggaggaagaggaagaggaggcagaggaggaggaggatgagaataGCCTATCGACTCTTCAACTACTGCAGAGAAGAAGAGGAGAATTCAATGATAACGAAGACTACTATGACGACTACTATGACTAG